The following proteins are encoded in a genomic region of Acidobacteriota bacterium:
- a CDS encoding cytochrome c, with amino-acid sequence MRSSTLVLKASCLVFLALFAVGCRQDMADLQPRYQPLQKTDFFEDRQASRLPVTGTVAYGRSFTKADPDFLREDRHLYDGKMADGLFAQDFPFPITKADLDRGKQRFEAYCSMCHNYRGDGNGMIVRRGLTKPNSFHQDDVRQKPVGYYYSVISNGFGSMGSYAASIPVRDRWRIVAYIRALQYSQNVPLAEVPAEKRSELDKKADAKSAGGQSTGGHQAGGGH; translated from the coding sequence ATGCGTTCTTCAACGCTTGTCCTCAAGGCGAGTTGCCTGGTGTTTCTGGCGTTGTTTGCCGTTGGCTGCCGCCAGGACATGGCGGACCTTCAACCCCGGTATCAGCCGCTGCAAAAAACGGATTTCTTTGAAGACCGCCAGGCATCCCGGCTCCCGGTTACGGGCACCGTCGCCTATGGCCGAAGCTTTACCAAAGCGGATCCTGATTTCCTGCGTGAAGATCGCCACCTGTATGACGGAAAAATGGCGGATGGTTTGTTTGCCCAGGACTTTCCGTTTCCAATCACCAAAGCTGATTTGGATCGAGGGAAGCAGCGCTTTGAAGCCTATTGCTCGATGTGCCACAACTATCGTGGCGACGGCAACGGGATGATCGTTCGCCGCGGATTGACCAAACCGAATTCCTTCCACCAGGACGACGTTCGCCAGAAGCCAGTGGGGTATTACTATTCGGTCATCAGCAACGGGTTTGGCTCGATGGGCAGTTATGCCGCCTCGATTCCGGTTCGTGACCGGTGGCGGATTGTGGCCTACATTCGGGCGTTGCAATACAGCCAGAATGTCCCATTGGCCGAAGTGCCCGCTGAAAAACGAAGCGAATTGGACAAGAAAGCAGATGCTAAGAGCGCGGGTGGCCAATCAACCGGAGGCCACCAGGCAGGAGGAGGTCACTGA
- a CDS encoding DUF3341 domain-containing protein: protein MNKEEKAALYGLLAEFNTPDELVNAAKKTYDAGYRQIDAYSPYPIEEAAEAIGFHKNAVPLITLCAGIMGGLTGFGMQVFMNLYHYPLNIGGRPHYSWPSFIPITFELTVLFAAFTGAISMLVLNGLPMPYHPLFNVERFSRATQDKFFLCIESADPKFDLAETRKFLNALNPSEVFDVEP, encoded by the coding sequence ATGAATAAGGAAGAGAAGGCAGCTTTGTATGGCTTGCTGGCTGAATTCAACACCCCGGACGAGTTGGTGAACGCAGCCAAGAAAACCTATGACGCCGGCTATCGTCAGATTGACGCTTATTCGCCATATCCGATTGAGGAAGCCGCCGAAGCGATTGGATTTCACAAAAACGCGGTGCCCTTGATCACGCTGTGTGCCGGGATTATGGGAGGCTTGACCGGGTTTGGCATGCAGGTTTTTATGAACCTGTACCACTATCCGCTCAATATTGGTGGTCGTCCGCACTATAGCTGGCCGTCGTTTATTCCGATCACCTTTGAATTGACGGTGTTGTTTGCCGCTTTCACCGGGGCAATCAGTATGCTCGTGCTCAATGGATTGCCGATGCCTTACCACCCATTGTTTAACGTTGAGCGGTTTTCACGTGCCACGCAGGACAAGTTTTTCCTCTGCATCGAATCTGCCGATCCGAAATTTGATCTGGCAGAAACGCGCAAGTTTTTGAATGCCCTCAATCCAAGCGAAGTATTTGACGTTGAGCCGTAG
- the nrfD gene encoding polysulfide reductase NrfD, translating to MAVAELDKQYTYDEKGEIVVVEPGHTFESVTGAITGVVLTPPEKTPKGWIFGFFIAFSILQLLMVSVAWLIYRGVGIWGINVPIGWGFDIVNFVWWIGIGHAGTLISAILLLFKQQWRTSINRFAEAMTLFAVACAAMFPLLHTGRPWYAAYFLLPQHNTLALWFPQFRSPLMWDVFAVSTYGSVSLLFWYIGLVPDLASIRDRAKNQYVKILTGMFALGWRGSARHWARYETIYTILAGLSTPLVLSVHTIVSFDFAVGIIPGWHSTVFPPYFVAGAVYSGFAMVLTLMIPMRYFYKMEDFITTRHLENMAKITLVTGSIVAYAYLTEIFYAWYSGSEFEWYMMKNRIFGPYRAMYWMLILCNVITPQLLWSQKIRRNVPVLFVIAIIVNIGMWLERYVIVVVSLTRDFLPSSWGMFSGTIWDWGLYIGTIGLFLTLIFLFMRLIPMISVFEVKMLLPQAKLKESHHHE from the coding sequence ATGGCTGTTGCCGAGTTAGACAAGCAATACACATATGATGAAAAGGGTGAGATTGTCGTCGTCGAACCGGGGCATACTTTCGAATCTGTCACCGGAGCCATCACCGGCGTTGTGCTCACCCCACCAGAAAAGACCCCGAAAGGGTGGATTTTTGGATTCTTTATTGCGTTTTCGATTCTCCAGCTTCTGATGGTCTCAGTGGCCTGGTTGATCTACCGGGGGGTTGGTATCTGGGGGATCAACGTACCCATCGGCTGGGGCTTTGACATCGTCAACTTTGTGTGGTGGATCGGTATCGGCCACGCCGGAACGTTGATTTCGGCCATTTTGCTGCTCTTCAAACAGCAATGGCGAACCTCGATCAACCGGTTTGCCGAAGCCATGACGCTCTTTGCGGTGGCTTGCGCGGCCATGTTTCCACTGCTCCACACCGGGCGTCCCTGGTACGCGGCTTATTTTCTCCTGCCCCAACACAACACCCTGGCCCTCTGGTTTCCACAATTTCGAAGCCCGTTAATGTGGGACGTGTTTGCGGTCTCAACCTATGGAAGCGTCTCGCTTCTGTTCTGGTACATCGGTCTTGTTCCTGATCTGGCTTCGATTCGAGACCGGGCTAAAAATCAGTACGTCAAGATTCTCACCGGGATGTTTGCCCTTGGGTGGCGGGGTTCGGCGCGCCACTGGGCCCGCTATGAAACGATCTATACCATTCTGGCTGGCCTCTCGACGCCGCTGGTGCTCTCGGTCCACACCATCGTGAGTTTTGACTTTGCGGTCGGCATTATCCCTGGCTGGCACTCGACGGTCTTCCCGCCCTACTTTGTGGCCGGCGCGGTCTACTCCGGGTTTGCCATGGTGCTCACCTTGATGATCCCGATGCGGTACTTCTACAAAATGGAAGACTTCATCACCACACGCCATTTGGAAAATATGGCCAAAATCACGCTGGTGACGGGTTCCATCGTGGCCTATGCCTATCTGACCGAAATCTTCTATGCCTGGTACAGCGGGAGTGAATTTGAATGGTACATGATGAAAAATCGCATTTTCGGACCGTACCGGGCCATGTATTGGATGTTGATTTTGTGTAACGTGATCACGCCGCAATTGTTGTGGTCACAGAAGATCCGGCGCAATGTTCCAGTGTTGTTCGTGATTGCAATCATTGTGAACATTGGTATGTGGCTTGAGCGGTATGTGATCGTGGTGGTGAGTTTGACACGCGACTTTCTGCCATCATCGTGGGGGATGTTTTCGGGAACGATCTGGGATTGGGGCCTCTATATCGGCACCATCGGCTTGTTCCTAACCCTGATCTTCCTCTTTATGCGGTTGATCCCAATGATCAGCGTGTTTGAAGTGAAAATGCTGTTGCCTCAGGCCAAATTGAAGGAGTCGCACCATCATGAATAA
- a CDS encoding TAT-variant-translocated molybdopterin oxidoreductase, whose amino-acid sequence MPTKEKQTLSSIREELNSKQGRQFWRSIEELTESEEFLELIRNQYPRQASLLGDAIDRRRFLQVMGASFALGGLTACNPIAAPTDKIVPYVRAPEEILPGKPLYYATSMVLGGFASGILVETHMGRPTKVEGNPDHPASLGATSAYAQASVLDLYDPDRSKNVLYYGQPRPFDVFLRDVREFLPASKAKQGAGIRFLSETVTSPTLTAQFKTFLETYPQAKWYQYDAVNRDNYHEGTRLAFGSYAHPVYHFDKADVVVSLDANFLGDGPGAVRYTKDFSKRHRVRKDQKEMSRLYVAETMPSVTGTVADHRMAAKPSEILGLAKRIAAGVGVPVKDAPAGGANDKWITALIEDLKKNKGKSVVLAGDNQPPAVHALAHAINQSLENNGKTVTFTEPLEATLPNQPSPQKQAESLKQLVQELDAGQVELLIILGGNPAYTAPADLQFGDKVKKAKTAVHLSSHYDETSVNCHWHIPQSHFLETWSDACAFDGTVSIVQPLIEPIYKESKSAHELLVAFLDQFNQSSYSVVREFWMKQLQLSGEGFETAWRRALHHGFLAGKGAAQAPAAAPAPASTPSPAAGTAAGVAAATKPAEPKPTEPKPAEASSAKPADKAATEKPYVMQPEKTVTAQLDAVATAVAGMAAPTSKSLEVHFAPDPGAFDGRFANNGWLQETPKPITKVTWENAVHLSPKTAAQKNLKSEDLVEISFGGRKIATAPVWVVPGHAEDSVTLHLGYGRSRAGQVGNDIGFNVFALRSTTSLWGGDGLSLNPTGDTHHLASTQLHFRMEDRELIRIGTLEEFQKLLDGKNAEKPSFVKEKVDLEIEEENKKKEPMTVFTPSDHIDDPKGYQWGMSVDTSACTGCNACVVACTAENNIPVVGKLEVLRGREMHWMRIDQYHTGSPDDPDIYVQPVMCQHCENAPCEVVCPVEATSHSTEGINEMTYNRCVGTKYCSNNCPYKVRRFNFLAYSDYDTPVLKLGRNPNVTVRSRGVMEKCTFCVQRVNAARIEAEKRGTPVEDGEIVTACQGACPAEAIVFGNINDPHSKVSKLKEEPTNYDLLAEINVRPRTSYLATVRNVNKDIPKTADKPEWEHNSLSEESKTWLLPS is encoded by the coding sequence ATGCCTACCAAAGAGAAACAGACCCTGTCCTCGATTCGCGAAGAATTGAATTCGAAGCAAGGCCGCCAGTTCTGGAGAAGCATTGAAGAACTCACCGAAAGCGAAGAATTTCTTGAGCTGATCCGCAATCAATACCCGCGTCAGGCATCGCTGTTGGGCGATGCGATTGACCGCCGCCGCTTCCTGCAAGTGATGGGGGCGTCGTTTGCCCTGGGTGGGTTGACGGCGTGCAATCCGATTGCGGCGCCAACAGATAAGATCGTGCCCTATGTCCGCGCCCCAGAGGAAATCCTGCCTGGGAAACCGCTCTACTACGCGACTTCGATGGTGCTTGGCGGGTTTGCTTCCGGGATTCTGGTTGAAACCCACATGGGCCGGCCAACCAAGGTTGAGGGCAATCCGGATCATCCGGCCAGCCTTGGGGCGACCAGTGCCTATGCCCAGGCGTCGGTCTTGGATTTGTATGATCCTGACCGCTCCAAAAACGTCCTCTATTATGGCCAGCCACGACCATTTGATGTGTTTCTCAGGGATGTGCGCGAGTTTTTGCCAGCCAGCAAAGCCAAACAAGGGGCCGGGATCCGCTTCCTGTCTGAAACGGTGACCTCGCCAACACTCACCGCCCAGTTCAAGACCTTCCTCGAAACCTACCCGCAAGCCAAATGGTATCAATATGATGCTGTCAACCGCGACAATTACCATGAAGGAACGCGGCTGGCTTTCGGCAGTTATGCCCATCCGGTGTACCACTTTGACAAAGCAGACGTGGTCGTTTCGCTCGATGCCAACTTCCTGGGCGATGGACCTGGTGCCGTGCGCTATACAAAGGATTTTTCGAAGCGTCACCGGGTTCGCAAAGATCAAAAAGAAATGTCGCGGCTCTATGTTGCGGAAACAATGCCGAGCGTCACGGGAACCGTGGCTGACCACCGGATGGCGGCCAAACCAAGCGAAATCCTGGGACTGGCCAAACGTATCGCGGCGGGGGTTGGGGTTCCGGTCAAAGATGCCCCAGCGGGCGGTGCCAATGACAAATGGATTACGGCCCTGATCGAAGACCTCAAGAAAAACAAAGGCAAGAGTGTGGTTCTGGCGGGCGACAACCAGCCCCCAGCCGTGCATGCCCTGGCCCACGCCATCAATCAGTCGCTGGAAAACAACGGCAAAACGGTGACGTTTACCGAGCCGCTGGAAGCCACGCTGCCAAACCAGCCATCACCGCAAAAGCAGGCTGAATCGCTCAAGCAACTGGTGCAGGAACTCGATGCCGGACAGGTCGAATTGCTCATTATTTTGGGTGGCAACCCGGCCTACACCGCGCCAGCCGACCTGCAATTTGGCGACAAGGTCAAAAAAGCCAAAACGGCGGTGCACCTGAGTTCGCACTATGACGAAACCTCAGTCAACTGCCACTGGCACATTCCGCAGAGCCACTTCCTGGAAACCTGGAGCGATGCCTGTGCTTTTGACGGCACGGTGTCAATTGTCCAGCCATTGATTGAGCCAATTTACAAGGAATCCAAATCCGCCCATGAACTGCTGGTGGCGTTTCTGGACCAGTTTAACCAGTCAAGCTATAGCGTCGTCCGCGAATTCTGGATGAAGCAACTTCAGTTGAGCGGTGAAGGGTTTGAAACCGCCTGGCGACGGGCGCTTCATCATGGATTTTTAGCTGGAAAGGGTGCGGCCCAGGCTCCGGCAGCCGCCCCGGCGCCAGCTTCAACTCCGTCACCCGCTGCTGGTACCGCCGCCGGTGTTGCGGCAGCGACAAAACCGGCTGAGCCAAAACCGACGGAACCGAAACCGGCTGAAGCCAGCAGTGCCAAACCAGCCGACAAGGCCGCGACTGAAAAACCCTATGTAATGCAGCCGGAAAAGACAGTCACCGCCCAACTTGATGCCGTGGCAACGGCGGTGGCCGGAATGGCCGCCCCAACCAGCAAATCACTTGAAGTTCATTTTGCCCCAGACCCAGGTGCGTTTGATGGACGTTTTGCCAACAATGGCTGGCTGCAGGAAACGCCCAAACCAATTACCAAAGTGACCTGGGAAAATGCCGTTCACCTGAGCCCGAAGACGGCAGCCCAAAAGAATCTCAAGAGCGAGGATCTGGTTGAAATCAGTTTTGGCGGTCGCAAGATTGCCACCGCACCAGTCTGGGTTGTTCCTGGACACGCTGAAGACTCGGTCACCCTGCACCTCGGGTATGGTCGTTCACGAGCCGGTCAGGTCGGGAATGACATTGGATTCAACGTCTTTGCCCTGCGCTCGACCACGTCGCTCTGGGGTGGCGACGGCCTGTCGCTCAACCCGACTGGCGATACCCACCATCTGGCTTCGACCCAGCTTCACTTCCGGATGGAAGATCGCGAACTGATTCGAATTGGAACGCTTGAAGAATTCCAGAAACTGCTCGACGGCAAAAATGCTGAAAAGCCATCCTTTGTCAAAGAAAAAGTTGATTTGGAAATTGAAGAAGAGAACAAGAAAAAGGAACCGATGACGGTTTTCACGCCTTCCGATCACATTGATGATCCGAAAGGATACCAGTGGGGCATGTCAGTTGATACCAGCGCCTGCACTGGCTGTAACGCCTGTGTCGTGGCCTGTACTGCGGAAAACAACATCCCGGTGGTCGGAAAACTGGAAGTCCTGCGTGGTCGTGAAATGCACTGGATGCGCATTGACCAGTACCATACTGGAAGCCCTGATGATCCAGATATTTACGTCCAACCAGTGATGTGCCAGCATTGTGAAAACGCACCCTGCGAAGTCGTTTGCCCGGTTGAAGCGACCAGCCATAGCACCGAAGGTATTAACGAAATGACCTATAACCGGTGCGTCGGTACCAAATACTGCTCCAATAACTGCCCGTACAAAGTCCGACGATTCAACTTCCTGGCCTACTCCGATTATGACACCCCGGTGCTCAAGTTGGGACGCAACCCGAACGTGACGGTCCGGAGCCGCGGGGTGATGGAAAAGTGCACGTTCTGTGTCCAGCGTGTCAACGCGGCCCGGATCGAAGCCGAAAAACGTGGAACGCCGGTTGAGGATGGCGAAATCGTTACTGCCTGCCAGGGCGCCTGCCCGGCGGAGGCGATTGTGTTTGGAAACATCAACGATCCACACAGCAAGGTCTCCAAGTTGAAGGAAGAACCGACCAACTACGACTTACTGGCTGAAATCAACGTCAGACCACGAACTTCCTACCTGGCCACGGTTCGCAATGTCAACAAAGACATTCCGAAGACGGCTGACAAACCAGAATGGGAACACAATTCATTATCTGAGGAGTCGAAGACATGGCTGTTGCCGAGTTAG
- a CDS encoding cytochrome c3 family protein → MSQVFHRSMNSVAKISIVGGALLAATLLLTLDLAIRSPLVTNQEIAQPQPVQFSHKHHYSGLGIHCLYCHTSVEDSSFANVPPTATCMNCHSQVWYTAPILQPVRASYKDNQALEWNRVHNLADFAYFNHSIHVNKGIGCVSCHGRIDQMQLAFKAQPMTMEWCISCHKNPEPNLRPRDQIYNFEYQRTDPAEGPKLMKEYKIRSARMLTSCSTCHR, encoded by the coding sequence ATGTCACAGGTCTTTCACCGCAGTATGAACTCGGTGGCAAAGATTAGTATCGTCGGGGGCGCATTGCTGGCGGCCACCTTGCTGCTGACACTGGATTTGGCCATCCGGTCTCCGCTGGTGACCAACCAGGAGATCGCCCAACCGCAACCAGTTCAGTTCAGCCATAAACACCACTATTCCGGGCTCGGCATTCACTGCCTCTATTGCCACACATCAGTGGAAGATTCCTCGTTTGCCAATGTGCCGCCGACGGCAACCTGCATGAACTGTCACTCCCAGGTCTGGTACACGGCGCCGATCCTGCAACCGGTCCGCGCCAGCTATAAAGACAATCAGGCACTGGAATGGAATCGGGTTCACAATCTGGCTGATTTCGCCTATTTCAATCACAGCATTCACGTCAATAAAGGGATTGGCTGTGTGTCGTGCCATGGTCGGATTGACCAGATGCAGCTTGCCTTCAAAGCCCAGCCAATGACGATGGAGTGGTGTATTAGCTGCCATAAAAACCCTGAGCCAAACCTTCGTCCGCGCGACCAGATATACAACTTTGAGTACCAGCGCACCGACCCGGCAGAAGGTCCGAAGTTGATGAAGGAGTACAAGATTCGCAGCGCACGCATGCTGACGAGTTGCTCAACGTGCCACCGATAA
- a CDS encoding DUF4968 domain-containing protein yields the protein MVLPQQLKVEPGVSWLKIVFGVVFGLVIASQTVAAAVQPVGDVTTLLREKNGVVCQLSSRVKAEVRFVTADVVRVRVIPPGIIEEDWSYAVNHSDQPPPAITVAETGTTIKLAAPGGATVMIERKGFLLTVLDAAGKSVVTDDPARPTAFDSQTGEIETSKQRTPTELYYGFGEKALPLSRHDQFLVMWNTDTYGYPVGTDPIYQTIPFFIALSNARAYGVFVDNTYRSFFDMGKTNPNRYTFGVAGGILNYYVFTGGETRSPEKIVAAYAAMTGRGSLPPLWALGFQQSRWSYHPEARVREIADNFRRRKIPADTIYLDIDYMDGFRVFTWDKKRFPDPKKLISDLRQDGFRTVVIIDPGIKVDDKYGVYQSGQAGNHFVKTADGKEFQATVWPGTCAFPDFTNPQARAWFGSHYAGNLDDGISGFWNDMNEPATFLPWDLKEPNTLHHPLKTFPLTNRHAGDGHPGDHARYHNVYGMQMARATFEGLRNLRPNLRPFVLTRAGYAGIQRYSAIWTGDNVASWDHLALSIPMLTNLSISGVSLVGADVGGFSGNPSAELNTRWMQAAALTPMYRSHTEAGSNDQEPWAFGPEFEKINRQAIELRYQLLPYLYSQFHNHEQTGQPVMRPLWYQFPHDQNTYLIDDQYLIGSDLLVAPVVKQGATKRRVYFPAGTDWIDWWTGIRMTGGNWVEVEAPIERLPLFVRAGAVLPTQPIVQNTGEMANQPLFLTIAAGNNQQGEFFEDAGEGYGYRQGEFRLVKTVGTTTELKFQSSGKFAGRAIQKIELIGLEQPPKAVLVNGKESSTVEFDAARKRLVLTVSALPETVTLRK from the coding sequence ATGGTGTTGCCTCAACAACTCAAGGTTGAGCCAGGAGTCTCCTGGTTAAAAATCGTGTTTGGTGTTGTATTTGGTTTGGTGATCGCTTCCCAGACAGTAGCAGCGGCGGTACAGCCGGTGGGCGATGTTACCACACTTCTCCGCGAGAAAAACGGTGTTGTGTGCCAGCTTTCAAGCCGGGTGAAAGCTGAAGTCCGTTTTGTGACAGCAGACGTGGTTCGAGTGCGGGTCATTCCTCCAGGTATCATCGAAGAAGACTGGTCCTATGCTGTCAATCACAGTGACCAACCGCCGCCAGCCATTACAGTGGCCGAAACCGGAACCACCATCAAACTCGCGGCTCCGGGCGGCGCCACCGTGATGATTGAGCGAAAAGGTTTTCTCCTGACGGTTCTGGATGCGGCTGGAAAATCTGTGGTGACCGATGATCCGGCTCGCCCCACGGCCTTTGACAGCCAGACAGGCGAGATCGAAACGTCCAAACAACGCACACCAACTGAACTCTACTATGGGTTTGGTGAAAAAGCGTTGCCGCTCTCACGCCATGATCAATTTTTGGTGATGTGGAATACCGACACCTATGGCTATCCGGTCGGCACCGATCCGATTTACCAGACCATTCCCTTTTTTATCGCCCTGTCCAATGCCCGCGCCTATGGTGTGTTTGTGGACAATACCTACCGCAGCTTTTTTGATATGGGCAAGACCAACCCAAACCGGTACACATTTGGCGTGGCGGGCGGGATCCTCAATTATTATGTGTTTACCGGCGGAGAAACACGTTCCCCTGAAAAAATTGTGGCGGCATATGCCGCGATGACCGGTCGTGGCTCATTGCCGCCGCTCTGGGCACTCGGGTTTCAACAATCACGCTGGTCATACCATCCAGAAGCCCGCGTCCGTGAAATTGCCGACAATTTTCGCCGTCGAAAAATTCCAGCCGATACGATTTACCTGGATATTGATTACATGGACGGCTTTCGGGTGTTTACCTGGGATAAAAAACGGTTTCCCGACCCGAAAAAACTCATTTCCGATCTGCGCCAGGATGGATTCCGGACCGTGGTGATTATTGATCCAGGAATCAAAGTTGATGACAAATATGGGGTATACCAGAGCGGTCAGGCAGGGAATCACTTTGTGAAAACGGCTGATGGCAAAGAGTTTCAGGCGACAGTCTGGCCCGGGACCTGTGCCTTTCCGGATTTTACCAACCCACAGGCGCGGGCCTGGTTCGGGTCACACTATGCCGGAAACCTGGACGACGGGATCAGCGGCTTTTGGAATGATATGAACGAGCCGGCAACCTTTCTTCCCTGGGATCTCAAAGAACCAAACACGCTCCATCATCCACTGAAAACGTTTCCGTTGACCAATCGCCATGCCGGAGACGGTCATCCCGGCGACCATGCCCGCTACCACAACGTCTATGGCATGCAAATGGCCCGCGCCACGTTTGAAGGTTTGCGTAACCTGCGGCCCAACCTGCGGCCATTTGTGTTGACCCGTGCCGGGTATGCCGGAATTCAACGCTATTCGGCCATCTGGACCGGCGATAACGTGGCCAGTTGGGATCACCTGGCGCTTTCGATTCCGATGTTGACGAATTTAAGTATTTCCGGAGTGTCACTGGTCGGGGCCGATGTCGGTGGTTTTTCCGGAAATCCTTCGGCAGAACTCAACACCCGCTGGATGCAGGCCGCCGCCTTGACACCAATGTATCGCTCACACACCGAAGCTGGTTCCAACGATCAGGAACCCTGGGCCTTTGGACCGGAATTTGAAAAAATCAACCGCCAGGCGATTGAACTCCGCTATCAACTGCTCCCTTATCTCTATTCCCAGTTCCACAATCACGAACAAACCGGCCAGCCCGTCATGCGTCCGCTCTGGTATCAGTTCCCACACGATCAAAACACCTATTTGATTGACGATCAATATCTTATCGGCTCAGACCTGCTGGTGGCGCCGGTGGTCAAACAGGGTGCGACCAAACGCCGGGTGTATTTTCCAGCCGGAACAGACTGGATTGACTGGTGGACTGGAATCCGGATGACGGGCGGAAACTGGGTGGAAGTCGAAGCTCCGATTGAGCGATTGCCGCTTTTTGTCCGGGCAGGTGCTGTGTTGCCAACTCAGCCCATTGTCCAAAACACAGGCGAAATGGCCAACCAGCCATTGTTTTTGACAATTGCGGCTGGAAACAATCAGCAAGGCGAATTTTTTGAAGATGCCGGGGAAGGATACGGGTATCGGCAGGGTGAATTCCGGCTGGTGAAAACCGTCGGAACCACAACGGAACTCAAATTCCAAAGCAGCGGTAAATTTGCTGGTCGGGCAATTCAAAAGATTGAACTGATTGGACTTGAACAACCACCGAAAGCAGTTTTGGTAAATGGAAAAGAGTCGTCAACCGTTGAATTTGATGCCGCCCGAAAGCGACTGGTGCTGACGGTTTCAGCGTTGCCGGAAACAGTGACCTTGCGAAAGTAG
- a CDS encoding PqqD family protein has translation MHLTTSFWVDEAKLIQEPFADETVLINLETGQYYSLNASGTDIWRLVKKQASVAAIFEGMTTRYFAVPEADIEVAIVSFLELLIEENLIEISAMETSIGFIQGVTPRPITVEHLPFVAPTLTRHANHLI, from the coding sequence ATGCATTTGACGACTTCGTTTTGGGTTGATGAAGCCAAATTGATCCAGGAGCCTTTTGCTGATGAAACAGTTTTGATCAATTTGGAAACCGGCCAGTACTACAGTTTAAATGCATCAGGTACTGACATCTGGCGACTGGTGAAAAAACAGGCATCGGTGGCAGCCATTTTCGAAGGCATGACGACGCGCTATTTTGCCGTTCCTGAAGCTGATATCGAAGTGGCCATTGTGTCGTTCCTGGAACTCCTGATTGAAGAAAACCTGATCGAAATTTCAGCGATGGAAACTTCCATCGGATTTATCCAGGGCGTGACGCCCCGGCCAATCACCGTTGAGCACCTGCCGTTTGTCGCTCCGACGCTCACGCGACATGCCAACCACCTAATATAG
- a CDS encoding TerD family protein — translation MSISLQKGQKISLAKEGGATLTKVVMGLGWDAKKKGGFFGFGAKEQEIDLDASCLLFDQNKQVVDVVWFRQLRSRDGSIQHTGDNRTGQGEGDDEQIIVDLPRVPDYVQTIMFVVNSFTGQSFSEIENAFCRLVDQSSNREIAKYNLSCNGNHTAQIMAKLYRHNNEWKMHAIGENGTGRTFQELLPVMMPYV, via the coding sequence ATGTCCATTAGTTTACAAAAAGGACAGAAAATCTCTTTGGCCAAAGAAGGCGGTGCCACGCTCACGAAAGTCGTGATGGGGCTTGGGTGGGATGCCAAGAAAAAAGGCGGCTTCTTTGGTTTTGGGGCCAAGGAACAGGAAATTGACCTCGATGCCTCGTGTTTGTTGTTTGACCAGAATAAGCAGGTGGTGGATGTTGTCTGGTTCCGCCAGTTGCGCAGCCGGGACGGCAGCATCCAGCACACCGGTGATAACCGCACGGGACAGGGCGAAGGCGATGACGAACAGATTATCGTGGACCTGCCGCGCGTCCCTGACTATGTGCAAACCATCATGTTTGTCGTCAACAGTTTTACCGGACAATCCTTCAGCGAAATTGAAAATGCGTTTTGCCGCCTCGTAGATCAAAGCAGCAATCGCGAAATCGCAAAGTACAATTTGAGCTGCAATGGCAATCACACGGCCCAGATTATGGCCAAGCTCTATCGCCACAACAACGAATGGAAAATGCACGCCATCGGTGAAAATGGCACTGGTCGGACGTTCCAGGAGCTGTTGCCGGTGATGATGCCCTACGTGTAA
- a CDS encoding TerD family protein produces the protein MPISLSKGGNVSLSKAEPGLKKVLVGLGWESRATDGAAFDLDASVFLLADTGKVRADNDFIFYNNLSSTDGSVVHSGDNRTGAGAGDDEAVRVNLPSVPADVKRIVFAVTIHDAETRRQNFGMVSSAFIRVVNDENTNEIARYDLSEDSSTETAMIFGELYRNGDEWKFKAVGQGYNGGLGPLAQSFGVNIG, from the coding sequence ATGCCAATTTCACTTTCAAAGGGCGGAAATGTATCGCTGAGCAAAGCGGAACCGGGTTTGAAAAAAGTATTGGTAGGTCTCGGATGGGAATCCAGAGCCACTGACGGCGCCGCTTTCGACCTTGATGCAAGTGTCTTTTTGCTGGCTGATACCGGAAAAGTCCGGGCGGATAACGATTTTATTTTCTACAACAATTTAAGTTCCACCGATGGTTCAGTGGTCCATAGCGGCGACAATCGGACGGGGGCTGGGGCCGGTGACGACGAAGCTGTGCGTGTAAATCTGCCCAGTGTTCCGGCGGATGTCAAACGTATTGTTTTTGCCGTCACCATCCATGACGCCGAAACCCGTCGTCAAAACTTCGGAATGGTCTCAAGTGCGTTCATTCGCGTCGTCAATGATGAAAACACAAATGAAATTGCGCGCTATGACCTGTCGGAAGATTCAAGCACTGAAACCGCGATGATTTTTGGTGAACTGTACCGAAATGGCGATGAATGGAAATTCAAAGCGGTCGGTCAGGGCTATAACGGTGGCCTTGGGCCGCTGGCACAGTCCTTTGGCGTTAATATTGGGTAA